The Peribacillus simplex genome contains a region encoding:
- a CDS encoding stage VI sporulation protein F: MDNNFFKNIEGKTGVNMKDVLELANSLQGANFKDETTVRNVIKRVSKIANKPVNKETEDKIVHSIVAEGNKLDFGTISNMINKK; the protein is encoded by the coding sequence ATGGATAATAACTTTTTTAAAAACATAGAAGGTAAAACGGGCGTAAATATGAAAGATGTATTAGAATTGGCAAACTCGCTGCAAGGAGCCAATTTCAAAGATGAAACAACTGTTAGAAATGTCATTAAGCGTGTTTCAAAAATAGCGAACAAACCAGTCAATAAAGAGACGGAAGATAAAATCGTCCATTCCATCGTAGCAGAAGGGAATAAACTGGATTTCGGTACTATTTCTAATATGATAAATAAAAAATGA
- a CDS encoding ATP-dependent helicase — MNQAKSGNEIVHLHTVSAGELQTLFEKGKRDQLSCIICHKPVKLFIGIHETPYFYHSDPSQGPCEMPISEPVNEDKPLEYMEQNGFRIPTSRTITETKTITEPFLKSRPITGNPKYSDKSYGLAQSEEPYFQELSSSGVVLDAEQLKAVMTIDGPILVLSGAGSGKTRVLTVRTAYMLTVKKIDPKSIMLVTFTAKSAKEMQQRLLGYPYMKPSLVSQIVSGTFHSIFYKILIFHEPAKWQRDFLLKWEWEKEKILIQAGRELELDDKEFAYDQALQQIGLWKNSLAFPEDIHPKDDWEKSCLFLYKKYEEYKQLTGKYDFDDMLVGCYVFLKNHPDFLKKYQQRFNYFLVDEFQDINKVQYELIKLLSAESKNVCAVGDDDQSIYSFRGSDPKYILNFNHDFPRSQVVKLTENYRSSHEIVATANRLIKRNQNRMEKKMRAQHDSGNPPVLFYPYDEELEATMIVSDIQEKISKGANPGDFAVLYRTHTMSRAIFERLAASNLPFVIEKDADSFYQRKVIRGMLAFMRLSLFPHDSKAASDVLSSLFLKQSILQELKAMTILQDCDFIDAFAFVKTGHAFQERKLKTIPGQIRSLKIMSPLVALEIIEKDLGYQEYVKKRGNDANLEKGSDDIRDLKVAANRFPTVAAFLEHVDHMTAMVQEIKQLSKHFKDAIQLTTIHRSKGLEYNTVYVLAAVDGSIPHDFALESYRKGELSPLEEERRLLYVAATRAKKDLYLSILQTRRGRTAHPSRFLKL, encoded by the coding sequence ATGAATCAAGCAAAATCTGGCAATGAAATTGTACATTTACATACCGTTTCAGCTGGTGAGCTGCAGACACTTTTTGAAAAAGGAAAACGTGATCAGCTTTCTTGTATCATTTGTCATAAACCAGTGAAATTATTTATTGGCATCCATGAGACACCTTATTTTTATCATAGTGACCCATCGCAGGGACCCTGTGAAATGCCAATTTCAGAACCGGTGAACGAGGACAAGCCATTGGAATATATGGAACAGAATGGATTTAGGATTCCAACATCACGAACCATTACGGAAACAAAGACCATTACAGAACCTTTCCTTAAAAGCAGGCCCATAACCGGCAATCCGAAATATTCAGATAAATCATATGGTCTGGCACAATCAGAGGAACCATACTTTCAAGAATTATCCTCATCAGGGGTTGTACTCGATGCAGAGCAACTCAAGGCGGTAATGACGATCGATGGTCCAATTCTCGTCCTATCAGGAGCAGGAAGCGGGAAAACCCGCGTATTGACGGTACGCACTGCCTATATGCTTACAGTGAAAAAAATTGATCCAAAAAGTATCATGCTTGTAACATTTACGGCTAAATCCGCAAAGGAAATGCAGCAGCGTCTGCTCGGCTATCCTTATATGAAGCCTTCCCTTGTTTCTCAAATCGTTAGCGGGACCTTCCATAGCATCTTTTATAAAATCCTGATTTTCCATGAACCAGCCAAATGGCAGCGCGATTTCCTATTGAAGTGGGAGTGGGAAAAAGAAAAGATATTGATACAGGCTGGCAGGGAATTGGAACTTGATGATAAGGAATTTGCATATGATCAAGCCCTTCAACAAATCGGGCTTTGGAAAAACTCTTTGGCCTTTCCAGAAGATATTCACCCTAAGGACGATTGGGAGAAATCGTGTTTATTTTTATATAAGAAATATGAGGAATATAAACAGCTAACAGGGAAGTATGATTTTGATGATATGCTTGTAGGCTGTTATGTATTTTTAAAAAATCACCCGGATTTTTTAAAGAAATACCAACAAAGGTTTAACTATTTTTTGGTAGATGAGTTTCAGGATATCAATAAAGTTCAATATGAATTGATAAAACTCCTCTCTGCTGAATCAAAAAATGTATGTGCAGTTGGAGATGATGATCAATCCATCTATTCATTCCGGGGAAGCGATCCGAAGTATATTTTGAATTTCAATCATGATTTCCCTCGATCCCAAGTTGTGAAGCTGACGGAGAATTACCGCTCTTCCCATGAAATTGTCGCTACAGCGAACCGATTGATCAAGCGCAACCAGAACCGGATGGAGAAAAAGATGAGGGCACAGCATGATTCAGGAAATCCCCCTGTTTTATTTTATCCTTATGATGAGGAATTGGAAGCAACGATGATCGTATCCGATATCCAAGAGAAAATATCCAAGGGAGCAAACCCTGGGGACTTTGCAGTTTTGTACAGGACACACACGATGTCCAGGGCCATTTTTGAACGGCTAGCCGCTTCCAACCTGCCATTCGTCATTGAAAAGGATGCGGACTCGTTTTATCAACGCAAGGTCATCCGCGGCATGCTTGCCTTTATGCGCTTGAGTTTGTTTCCTCATGACAGCAAGGCAGCATCTGATGTCCTTTCCTCCTTATTCTTAAAGCAAAGTATATTACAGGAGTTAAAAGCAATGACAATATTGCAGGATTGTGATTTTATCGATGCATTTGCTTTTGTTAAGACAGGACATGCTTTTCAAGAACGAAAATTAAAAACGATTCCAGGACAGATCCGCTCTTTAAAAATTATGTCGCCACTCGTAGCTTTAGAAATTATCGAGAAAGATTTAGGATACCAGGAATATGTAAAAAAACGCGGAAATGATGCGAACCTGGAAAAAGGGTCCGATGACATCCGTGACTTAAAGGTGGCAGCAAATCGATTTCCCACCGTCGCCGCTTTCCTTGAACATGTCGATCATATGACAGCGATGGTCCAGGAGATTAAACAGCTATCGAAACATTTTAAGGATGCCATACAGCTTACCACCATACACCGTTCCAAAGGGCTTGAATATAACACCGTATATGTTCTTGCTGCTGTCGATGGCAGCATTCCTCATGATTTCGCACTTGAATCTTACCGGAAAGGGGAACTTTCCCCTCTTGAAGAGGAAAGACGATTGCTCTATGTAGCGGCAACCAGGGCTAAAAAGGACCTTTACCTTTCCATCCTGCAAACTAGACGCGGACGTACCGCCCATCCATCACGTTTTCTGAAGCTTTGA
- a CDS encoding spore coat protein, translated as MNQNVYRSNCNTHDDSERSWSALDSASRHPLSGFCNDDDTKISQEARQDNNQVQLSEELIYIKDSCNVNITSTDVKAALSLQAALQAAIAVIVSISIADADNAEKITQELIQSSNVKQITRQKTIVENSRDIDITTTDAQIALNIQLLLQLLLALIVEIDIL; from the coding sequence ATGAACCAAAATGTATATCGTAGCAATTGTAACACACATGACGATTCTGAAAGATCATGGTCGGCTCTAGATTCCGCTTCCAGACATCCCCTGTCTGGATTCTGTAACGACGATGACACAAAGATTAGCCAAGAGGCAAGACAGGATAATAATCAAGTACAGCTTTCTGAAGAACTTATTTACATTAAAGATTCTTGTAATGTAAATATCACTTCAACGGATGTTAAAGCGGCCCTTTCTCTGCAAGCTGCCCTGCAAGCTGCTATTGCGGTCATCGTAAGCATTTCCATTGCGGATGCTGATAATGCTGAAAAGATCACTCAAGAATTAATCCAATCTTCTAATGTTAAACAAATCACGCGCCAAAAAACAATTGTTGAAAACAGCCGTGATATCGACATTACAACAACTGATGCACAAATCGCCCTAAACATCCAACTATTATTGCAACTATTGTTAGCTCTAATCGTGGAAATTGACATTCTTTAA
- a CDS encoding GNAT family N-acetyltransferase gives MFVKIAENSQELENAYMIRKKVFVQEQNVPLEEEIDEYENESTHFVLYDEQHQPIGAGRFRVIDNIGKVQRICVLTSGRKKGAGAMIMNAIEEFAIQQEVPQLKLDSQVHAIPFYSKLGYEIVSDEFMDAGIPHKTMKKTIL, from the coding sequence GTGTTTGTAAAAATCGCAGAGAACAGCCAAGAGCTTGAAAATGCATATATGATTCGAAAAAAAGTGTTCGTCCAAGAACAAAACGTCCCTCTTGAAGAAGAGATCGATGAATATGAAAACGAGTCCACACATTTCGTTTTATATGATGAGCAGCATCAGCCAATCGGTGCCGGCCGCTTCAGGGTCATTGACAACATCGGTAAAGTCCAGCGCATTTGTGTACTTACATCGGGCCGTAAGAAAGGTGCCGGCGCCATGATCATGAATGCTATCGAGGAATTCGCAATCCAGCAGGAAGTGCCTCAATTGAAGCTTGATTCCCAGGTGCATGCTATCCCTTTTTATTCAAAATTAGGGTATGAGATCGTTTCCGACGAATTCATGGATGCTGGCATTCCTCATAAGACGATGAAGAAAACCATTTTATGA
- a CDS encoding YjcG family protein: MKYGVAIFPSKKLQDLANSYRKRYDTKYAFIPPHLTLKPTFEATDMEISTIAEQLKGIAQKCNPFTMSVTKTKSFQPVSNTIYFKVELSEGLQELHDALNNEDFMKSESEHAFVPHITIAQDLSDNEHSDVLGQLSMLDISHEEEVKRVHLLYQLEDGAWTVYETFRLGAE; encoded by the coding sequence ATGAAATATGGTGTTGCAATTTTCCCTTCAAAAAAACTTCAAGATTTAGCTAACTCCTATCGCAAACGGTATGATACGAAATATGCTTTCATACCACCGCATCTGACGCTGAAACCAACGTTCGAAGCGACGGATATGGAAATTTCAACAATCGCGGAGCAATTAAAAGGCATTGCTCAAAAGTGCAACCCTTTTACGATGAGCGTAACGAAAACGAAGTCTTTCCAACCCGTAAGCAATACCATTTATTTCAAAGTGGAATTATCCGAAGGGCTTCAAGAGCTTCATGATGCACTTAACAATGAGGACTTCATGAAAAGTGAAAGTGAACATGCATTTGTCCCGCATATTACCATCGCTCAAGATTTATCCGATAATGAGCATTCTGATGTTTTAGGCCAATTAAGCATGCTTGACATCAGCCATGAAGAAGAAGTTAAACGAGTTCACTTGCTGTATCAACTTGAAGACGGGGCATGGACCGTTTATGAAACATTTAGATTAGGAGCTGAATGA
- a CDS encoding alpha/beta hydrolase: MSLRKGTIKEYMFKSEALAEELELLVYLPANFSPLYKYSLVIAQDGRDYFQMGRIGRVADELLGNDEIENIIIVGIPYKDRFDRRRKYHPDGEQHKAYIRFLAHELVPFLDDEFPTYQMGHGRTLIGDSLGGTVSLLAALQYPHTFGKCIMQSPLANEAVMDAVRNFEDPHLLELYHVIGTGETDVPTTDGNKANFIEPNRELHKLINQKGFPCFYEEFEGNHTWKYWQADLKRALLEMF; encoded by the coding sequence ATGAGTTTACGCAAAGGCACAATTAAAGAGTACATGTTTAAAAGCGAAGCTTTAGCAGAAGAATTGGAACTACTTGTTTACTTGCCTGCTAATTTTTCGCCATTGTATAAATATTCGCTTGTGATTGCTCAGGATGGCCGTGATTATTTTCAAATGGGACGAATTGGTCGGGTAGCAGATGAACTGTTAGGGAACGATGAGATCGAGAATATCATCATTGTCGGCATTCCCTATAAAGACCGCTTTGACCGCAGGCGCAAATATCATCCTGACGGGGAACAGCACAAAGCATACATACGTTTTCTTGCCCATGAACTTGTCCCGTTTTTAGATGATGAATTCCCAACCTATCAAATGGGACATGGTCGAACTTTGATCGGTGATTCTCTTGGCGGTACAGTTTCTTTATTGGCCGCTTTGCAGTACCCGCATACATTCGGGAAATGCATCATGCAGTCGCCACTTGCCAATGAAGCAGTAATGGATGCTGTACGTAATTTTGAGGATCCGCATCTCCTCGAACTTTATCATGTGATCGGGACTGGAGAAACAGATGTTCCGACGACGGATGGCAACAAGGCAAACTTCATAGAACCAAATAGGGAATTGCATAAATTAATAAACCAAAAAGGATTTCCTTGCTTCTATGAAGAATTTGAAGGTAATCATACCTGGAAATATTGGCAGGCAGATTTAAAACGAGCACTATTGGAAATGTTTTAA
- a CDS encoding phosphatidylglycerophosphatase A family protein, with the protein MADVHVHSREVTKAAKRTLLERGVSVEAIAKIVYELQFPYKADLKLEECIHSVERVLLKREIQHAILVGVELDKLAEQKKLSEPLQSIVESDEGLFGVDETIAFGAVLGYGSIAVTTFGHLDKNKIGVIHELDKKQEGIVHTFLDDIVASIAASAASRLAHRLRDEEESLTEQEKDIQEEEELIG; encoded by the coding sequence ATGGCAGATGTACACGTACACAGCAGGGAAGTAACAAAGGCGGCTAAACGAACATTATTAGAGCGTGGTGTCAGTGTGGAGGCTATTGCAAAAATCGTTTATGAATTGCAGTTCCCGTACAAAGCTGATCTTAAGCTGGAGGAATGCATCCACAGCGTTGAGCGTGTATTGTTGAAAAGGGAAATTCAACATGCCATTTTAGTCGGTGTGGAGCTGGATAAGCTGGCAGAGCAAAAAAAGCTATCAGAACCCCTGCAATCGATTGTTGAGTCTGATGAAGGGCTATTCGGAGTGGATGAAACGATTGCCTTTGGTGCAGTACTCGGTTACGGTAGCATTGCTGTAACGACCTTTGGCCATTTGGATAAAAATAAAATAGGCGTCATACACGAACTTGATAAGAAGCAAGAAGGAATCGTGCATACCTTCCTGGATGATATCGTTGCAAGCATTGCCGCGAGTGCCGCCTCAAGGTTAGCTCATCGTCTGAGGGATGAAGAAGAATCATTAACTGAACAGGAAAAGGACATCCAGGAAGAAGAAGAGTTAATAGGTTGA